Within Elizabethkingia sp. JS20170427COW, the genomic segment GAACCCCTTCTTTTTGCATTCCAGATTTCTCTAACACCTTACCTGATGCCATATTAAAATCAAAATGAGAAGCATAAATTCTCCTCAGCCTTAATTGTGTAAAACCAAAATTTATAATCAATTTCACAGCCTCTGTCGCATAGCCTTTATTCCAATTTTCCCTACTCAACCAATATCCTAATTCGGCTTTATTGGCGTTACGATCTATTCCCAAATCAATTCCTCCAATCAGTTCTCGAGTATTGATTAATCGAATTGCAAAAATATACTGAGTTTTTTCTATAAGCCCTTGAGCTGATAACTGTAACCAAAATTCTGCATTTTTTGCAGTATAAGGAAAAGGAATATTTAGCGTATTTTCAAAATACACTTTATCTTTTCCAAGAATAGAAATAATAGTGGCTATGTCTCCTTGTTGAGGAGGACTTAAGATTAAGCGTTCAGATTTTAGCTCCAAGGTCTCCATAATTTATGTTTTATATTACTAACAGCAAGTTACATAAAATTCAGAGTCAATAACTGATTATTTTTTAGTAAATTACACGAGTAAACCTAACGATAAGAAAAAGTTACTCCGATAATTGTGCTTGCCAATATTCGTAAGTCTTAATTTCGCCTGTATCTAGTTTAAAACCGTAAGTAATCTTCTTTACATCGATGATTTCAACTTCTATTTTTCTTTTAAAAGGAAAGCCATCATAGGAAAAAGTATGATACTCTCCATTTTCTCCGCAAGCATCAATTCCGTCTGGCAAGGAAGATCTAAAATTTTCATCAATTTCACAACCTATAAAATGCTGGTCCAACTTATCCGCTTGGGTAACAATAATCTTGGTTTTTATCCCCGATAGGATAAAGTCTCCTAATATTTCTTCAGATGTTTTTCCCCAGAGAGGTTCAACAACTTCTATTCCCAGAGGGACCAGCTTATCTTCTCTATATTTTCTCACTTCCTCCAAAAAAATATCTCCAAAGGCAAAATGAGTAACTCCTTGTGCCTTAAAATAGGTGATAGCCTCCAACATACCTTGCTCATAAGTCTTATCTTCCTTAGACAAAGCTATTGTGTACAATGGCAGCTCTATACTTTCCGCTTGTTTCAGCAATAACTCTAAAGGAATTGCATGTATTGAGGAAGTAGATGTTTCCTTATTAATAGTTGTTAGCAAAGAAACTACCTCATATTGCTGGTCCAATAAAATATTTCGTAATGCCAAAGCCGAATCCTTTCCCCCACTCCAATTAAAAACTACTTTTTTCTTTTCTTCCATTGTCGTCTTTTAAGACAAAAAATTATTACTTGTAATTATTTCTAAAGTTTCCATTAAAACTTTCACTTCTAACAAAAGAGTAAAATTACAGAAATTCTCAATTATAAGAAAAGCTTTTGAAAAAGTGTAATCCCTCATCATCATTTCAATTTTTATATTTTTGTAAAAAATCCATTGAAAAGATACTTATGAAATTTATCGAAATATCTCAACCTGGAGGCCCCGAAGTGTTAAAAATAAACTCGCAAGGTCCTCCAATTCTCCATGATAATGAAGTTTTAATCTCCGTAAAAGCTGCTGGAGTTAATCGCCCAGACGTCCTCCAAAGACAAGGGAAATACCCTATGCCCAAAGGTGTTACCCCTATCCCTGGACTAGAAATTGCAGGTACCATTGTCGCTATCGGGAAAGATGTTACCTCTTTCTCTATAGGAGAAAAAGTATGTGCTTTGACTAATGGTGGCGGTTATGCTGAGCTTTGTACTGTACCTTTTACCCAAGTATTGCCTATACCTTCTAATTTAAATTTTATTGAAGCAGCTGCCATTCCAGAAACTTTTTTCACCGTATGGTAACCTCTTCGACATGGGGAAAGCTTCTCCAAACGATGTGGTCCTTATCCATGGTGGGGCGAGTGGAATAGGTACAACAGCTCTTTCTCTTTGTAAAGCATTCGGCATAAAAGCTATAAGTACGGTAGGGAAAGATGATAAAATTAATTTTCTTAAAACCTATGGTGATATCATTAATTATAAGGCTTCTGATTTTGAAGAAGAAGTACTTTCCCTTACTAACGGAAAGGGAGTTGATCTTATCCTAGATATTGTTAGAGCTCCATATTTTAACAAAAACCTTAACCTTCTTAAAAAAGGATGGAAGATTAGTCGTTATTGGATATATGGGTGGACAGGTTGTTGAACATCTCGACTTACAAAAACTCATGCTAAAGAGGGCAACCATTACGGGCTCTACTATGAGAGGAAGAAGTCTCGAAGAAAAGCACAAAATAGCCAAAAGCTTAATTGCCCACGTGTGGCCTTTAATTGAGGCTGGCCATTGCAAACCTTTAATCGATAAGGTATTTCCTTTTGAGCAAGTAGTTGAAGCTCACAAGGCTCTTGATCAAGGAGATCATATCGGAAAAATCGTCTTATCTTTAGAATAAGGCCTTAATAAAGAGAATATATGTGAGGAATTGATGATTCCCCAATTATATTCTCTTTTTCAGCCAAATATCTATTCCGTCATATTTATTTTTCATTTATCCTAAAACAAAGGCATTAAAAATCACATTTTCCATTTCTATACTGTGAAATCCTCTAGCTTAATCAACTTCCAACCCCCATTTATTTTTTCGAATATATATCTTACCCATATTCCGCTTTCAACTCCTCTTATCAGAATATTTCGATATTTATTCTTGGTTTGCAGATTCGATAAAATCATTAAAGGATTAATTTCTTCTGTTAATTTCGTGTATTTCCATTCCCCATGTTTAATCGTTTTGTCTGATCTTTCATAATCTATTTCTGGATCTGCAAAGGATTCGAGCAAAGGAAAAGAAATATTTTGCATCTGAAAAGCAGGGTCTTTTGAGAATTTCATTATAAAATCAACAAACTCAAAATCTGGCAACTGCTGAACTCTTACTTTGCTTACTTTTTTTAGATACCAATTATTTTTAATATTCTCAAAATCAAAACATTCAACATTTTGGGTATTAAAATCTACAATATACATCTCGGTTTTGGCAAGATCTACTCCCCTATCAAGTGCGTGTATTGTATCCGATGCTAATACTGGCATGCTAGACTGCTGCGTATAAAAAGGCATATACTTCCACTCTTTAGGAGTTTTCACCTCTTTGTTATTTACCTGAATTGGATAAATAATTCTCGACTCTTGAAACGCTTGATCCCACATAAACTGTTGGAAGAAATCAAAAAATGAAACACTATTTTGGGTAGCCATATTGACTCCCGAATCTTCTGAATTGATACTTCTTTGACCTTTCCCAAAATTATAAGACAAAAGTGAAATCATCAATATAAAAAAAGGTATTTTTCTCATCATACTTTTCTATTATTGGTTATAACTTATTGAATATCACATTGTTGTAAATTTAATCAAAAAAAATATAATAACAAACCTCTTATATTCGAAATTTCTAAGTACATGACATAAATTGTAATATATTGATATTCATTTTATTGAAATTAGAAATCAGAATATTATTCAAGCTGTTTAAACCATATTTAAAAACACTAAAGACTCTTCTTTGGTGTTTTTTGATTTTGATGGGTTTAATGTTTTCATCTATAAAATCTCCAATTTTATAACACCAAACCAAGGCTATCATTACGATCAAAAATAGTTTTTTCAATCTTTTTTGGTCTGTAACATGTGTGTTTTCAATATTAAAGCCACTGCTTTTAAAGGCTTTGAAAAGACTCTCAACCTGCCCTCTTTTCTTGTAATATTCCAGCGATTGCTCCGGTTTGCTGAAAGAAATCAATATCAAAAAATCGAGTTTTCCATCTCTTCTCAAACTTTTGGTTCCTGAAACATAACATAGAACTCCATTTATTTTTACGATTTTTGGATGATGATAAAATTCTCCAATTTTTAACCTGTTAAACAGCCAAAACACTGGTTTTTCCTCGTTTTTATCAAAGCAAAAAACTTTGAAATTATTCCGGGAACGAATGTGATACCTAATTCTATTGTCATTCAAAAAACCAAGCCAATTTTCTCCGATAAACTCTCTATCAGACAACAGACAATCAATGCAATCTTTGCCGAACCAATAGATAAACTGTTTCACTAATCCGATGCGTTCCAAAGTATCAGAACTCCCCCGTTTATCCAGAATTTTAAATATAATAGGGATGGCAATATTTTTATAACAAATTCCGAGCATTAGAATATTGATATTCGAATTTCCAAACTTCCAATTGGTACGATCTAGCACTAAAATCAAATCGTTTTTACACGGTAAAATATTGAATATAAATTTAGAAATCAGCATCATTGGCAAATCAAAATCTGCCATAAAACGCTGTATCCTTCAGAGTGAACTTTCTGTTAATGCTGAACTATCAAACACGTTGGCTAAAGATTGATAATTGACTGTTTTTATTTTACATAAAGCTAAAATCATCATGGAAATAAGCTTTAATCTCGCTTTATTGATTTTTGATTCAAAGTTTTGTTCTAAAACTGGAGTTAAATCCGTAATTTTACTCCCTTGACTGGTTTTCGTATGGTGAATAGAATGCGTTGTAAACATCTGTCAATTTACTGAAAATCAGTCATTTATACAAATAAATACTTATTTTAGTGAAAATCAGTGTTTTATATTTTTGTCATGTACTAAAATTCGGCAGTTAATTTTTGTGTTGCCAGCGGAGTTACCATATCAGTAGCTCTAACAGATTTCCCTGCATTAATAACAACTTCTTCTAATGCTTGACTTTTGGGGTCTAATTCTATTTGAAGTAAAAGAGCATTTCCTGAACTTAGATTTAGATTGTATTGTTCAAATACTTCATATCCAATGAAAGAAGCTTTTAAATTATATTTTCCTACTGGTATTTTGATAGAAAAAGAACCATTTTCACCAGTTACAACACCTAAAGTATCTGTGCCAAAAAATTGTATTGCTACACCAATTAATTCTTCTTGTGTATTCTTGTCCTTTACAGTACCTGAAACCGTCCCTAGTGTTTGAGCATTCAGTTGCACAGATAACATTGTTGCAACAAGAATAAAAATCAACCTTTTCATACTTTAAATCTATTTATTTAGTGCAAAAATATACTTTACTTTTCAATTAAAGTACAAAAACATTCTAAATATCAAAAATAATAGTATCTTTGTATTCTAAATTACGGCGATGGATTATAAATTGATAAAGGAAGTCATAGACTTGATACAAGAATACGAGGCGGGATGTAAGGCAAATAAGGTGAAAGAGGTTTCTATAGCTGGCTTTAAAAAATGGATTGCCAATACTTATCAGGAGGAGGGTAATTTGGATGAACCTGATTGGGAAGGAAAAGAAAACGGGCGTAGCTCTGAAAGTGTCATCAATACGCTGATTGTACACATGAACCGCTATGCCAAAAGCTATTCAAAGTCGGCGATTTTTGGTTCTGATTTTTCATCGCAAGAAGATTTTATATTTCTGATAAATCTAAAGGCTTTTGGAGCAATGAGCAAGATGGAATTAATCAAAAAGAACGTGCAGGAGAAACCCGCAGGTATGCAAATTATTAATCGTTTGATTGCTCAAAAGTGGGTAGCACAAAAAGATTCCAAAACCGACAAAAGAAGTAAAGTAATTTCTATTACAGACAAAGGGTTGAAAGCTTTAGACGCTCAAATGGATAAAATCAGACAAGCTACTTCTATTGTTACGGGCGATTTAACTTACAATGAAAAAATGGAATTAATAAGGCTTCTTAATAAATTGAATGATTTTCATCAGCCTATTTATGACAAAAATATTGAACCAGAAAATTTATTGAAAGAAGCATTAAAAAAAGATTAGAGATGAGAATAGCCATTATAGGTTCAGGATTTTCAGGGCTTTCTGCTGCTGCTTATGCTGCAAAAAATGGAAATGAAGTACACGTTTTCGAAAAGCACAACCAAACAGGTGGAAGAGCAAGGCAATTTTGCACTCGCGAAGGCTATGTCTTTGATATGGGACCGAGTTGGTATTGGATGCCTGATATTATTGAAAGATTTTTTGCGGATTTCGGGTACAAACAAACGGATTTTTTTGAATTAGTTTCTTTAAACCCACAGTTTGAAATGATTTTTTCGGATTTAAAAATGGATGTTCCTGAAAGTTTGGATGAATTGAAAAATCTTTTTGAAAAAATAGAATCTGGTGCAAGCAAGCAATTGGAGAAATTTATGCAATCGGCAAAATTCAAATACGAAGTTGGTATGCAAGAATTTGTAAACAAACCTTGTCATAGTTGGGCTGAGTTTATTGCTCCGAAAATTGCTAAGAGTGCTTTGAAGCTGGATTTACTGACAAATTTTAGAAGTTATGTTGCCCGATATTTTAAAAATGAAAAACTGAGAACTTTGATGGAGTTTCCTGTTATATTTTTAGGAGCATCTCCAAAAAATATTCCTGCATTGTATAGTCTGATGAACTACGGAGGTTACGCTCTGGGTACACATTATCCAATGGGCGGTTTTTACCAGTTGGTTTTAGCAATGAAAAGTGTGGCTGAAAAACAAGGGGCTAAATTTCATTTTAATAAAACTGTTGAACATATCAATACTCAAAATGGGGAAGTAAAATCTCTTACAATTAATGGAGAGAATATTGAATTTGATGCAGTTATTGCCTCTTCGGATTATCACCACACTGAATCACTTTTGGATAGCGAGTTCAGAAATTATGATGAGCAATATTGGAAGAAAAGAACTTTTGCTCCATCAAGTTTGATTTTTTATTTGGGTATTAATGAAACGATTCCTAATTTAAAACATCATACGCTTTTCTTTGAAAACGATTTAGATGACCATATTGATTGTATTTACGGTCATAAAAGATGGCCTGAAAAACCTTTGTTTTATGCGTGCTGTCCTTCAAAGACAGATGATAACGTTGCTCCAAAAGGAAAAGAAAATTTGTTTTTACTTATGCCTGTAGCGATAGGAATTAATGATGATGAAAGTATCCGTGAAAAATATCTTAGAGATATGCTGTTAAGAATCGAAAAACACACCGGCATCAGTGATTTAAAATCTAAAATTGAATACCAAAGAAGTTATTGTGTGCGTGATTTTGTTTCTGATTACAATGCTTACGGAGGGAATGCTTATGGTTTGGCTAATACGCTAAATCAAACAGCGGTATTAAAACCAAAACTCAGGAACAAAAAATTAAAAAACTTATACTACACTGGACAATTAACCGTACCGGGACCTGGGGTTCCGCCATCAATAATATCTGGAAAAATAGTAGCAAATGAAGTTAACCAATTAAATAAATAAAAAATGAAAAAACTGTTTGAAGAATTGTCTTACGATGTGAGTAAAAAGACAACAAAAAAGTATAGCACCAGTTTTTCGTTGGGCATACTAGCGTTAAAGCCGTCAATTAGACCTGCTATTTATGCTATTTATGGTTATGTAAGATTAGCTGATGAAATTGTGGATAGCTTTCATGGTTATGATAAAGAAAAATTATTAAATAGATTTAAATTGGAAACCGACAATGCTTTGTCCGAAGGCATTTCATTGAATCCAATTTTACAATCTTTTCAAGATACCGTTGTAAAATACAATATAGACAGAACTTTAATAAATCAATTTCTACACAGTATGGAAATGGATTTGCAAAAAATAGATTATAATTCTGCATTGTATGAAGAATACATTCACGGTTCAGCGGAAGTGGTTGGTTTAATGTGTTTGCAAGTTTTTACCGAGGGAGATAAATCTAAATACGAAGAATTGAAGCCTTATGCAATGAAATTAGGTTCGGTTTTTCAAAAAATTAATTTTTTAAGAGATTTGAAAGATGATTATCAAATCCTTGGTCGTACTTATTTTCCGAATGTTGATATGTGTTTGTTCGATAATTGTGTGAAATGCCAAATTGAAGAGGATATAGAACAAGAATTTAAACAGGCATTAATCGGAATTAAAATGCTTCCTAATTCTTCTAAATTTGGCGTGTATTTGGCTTACAAATATTATTTGACTTTGTTTAAAAAAATCAAAAATAAATCTTCTAAAGAGATTATGAATAACCGTGTACGTGTTGCTAATTCTGAAAAAGCGTATGTTGCATTTAAGAGTTATCTCAGGTATAAAACAACTTTTTTGTAATGAAATGGACTATTTTTCTTTTATCTGCTCTGTTTATTTTTAGCAGTTTCGCCATTTATTCCTTAGATGATGTAAGGGCAAATTATAGCCAATTGGCTACCGATAAGAAAATGTGTAGTGAATTACTGGTTCAATTGGAAAAGAATAAAGACCAATCGGCTACCCATTTAGGATATTTAGGAGGTTTGCAAACCATTTGGGCAAATCACGTTATAAATCCATTAAGCAAACTCAATACTTTTAATAAAGGGAAAAAAAATATTGAACTAGCTATTGAACAAGAGCCCAATAATCCTGAATTACGACTTATTCGGCTGTCAGTCCAAAAAAATGCACCCAATTTTTTAGGGTATAATTCTAAAATAAATGAAGATATACAATTTATTAAAAACAATCGAAGTCAGATCAAATCAAAAGTAATTAATCAATACATAGAATCGTTACTAAAAGATTAATAATGAAACATCAGTTATATAGAGAACAACAACTTAATTGTGATATAGAAACCGCTTGGGAGTTTTTTTCATCGCCCTATAACCTTGCCCAAATTACTCCTAAAGAAATGGGATTTGTAGTGCATACTGATGTAGGAAACCAAGCGATTTTTGAGGGTATGGAAATTGAATATACCGTTTCTCCTTTACTTAAAATACCGTTGAAATGGAGAACGAAAATTACGGAAGTTACTTTTCAAAAAAGCTTTACCGATTTTCAAGAAAAAGGACCTTATAAACTCTGGAATCACTTTCACGAATTTATTCCAAATAAAGAGGGCATGTTAATGAAAGATACGGTAGATTATGAATTACCTTTCGGCTTTTTGGGAGATATCACTCACGCTTTATTGGTTAAAAAGAAGCTGGAATCAATTTTTGATTTTCGCTTTAAAGTATTGGAGCAAAAATTTAATAAATAATATATGAATATATTAATAACCATACTCGTTTTTGTACTAATGGAAGGAGCTACTTGGCTCATTCATAAATACATAATGCATGGTTTTCTTTGGGTATTGCATAAAGACCATCACGACCATAGTAATAAAGGCGTTTTAGAAAAAAATGATTATTTCTTTGTCATCTTTGCCTTGCCAACGATTGCTTTGATGTACTTTGGCTCACTCAAAGATTTTAATTACTTGTTCTTTATTGGCTTGGGCATTATGCTATATGGAATGGCGTATTTTTTTGTGCACGATATCTTCATCCACCAAAGAATTAAATATTTTACCCACACTAAAAACCCTTATTTTAAAGCTTTAAGAAGAGCTCATAAACAACATCACAAGCACTTAGGAAAAGAAGAAGGCGAATGTTTTGGATTTTTGTATGTGCCTTTCAAATATTTCAGAATGTATTTTAAAAGCAATAAAAAATGATGTCTTTCACCTACATACTCGTCTTATTTTTCACAGTTATCATTTGTTTTATTGCATCTTTTGACAAGCGATTACAGTTCAACAAGCATTTTGGAGCATTTCTAAAAGCATCTGTTCTAGTAGCTATTCCTTTCATAGCTTGGGATGTTTGGTTTACTGCAAAAGGTGTATGGTGGTTTAATATCGATTATACAATGGGATTAAATATAGCTGGCTTGCCTTTGGAAGAATGGTTGTTTTTTATCTTCATTCCTTTTTCGTGCATTTTTACTTATTACAGTATAGACAAGTTTTTTAAAATGGAATGGTTGAGTGGATTTAATAATTTAATCGTTTTTGTAACTGTTATTATCTGTTCGGTTGTTGCTTTGTTGTACCACGACAAAATTTATACTTTAGTAACCGCCATAGCAACAGTCGCTACCTTAATCTATCTTCATTTTATAGCAAAAGCAGATTGGATTAGCAAAGCATCTTTAGTCTTTACAATTTTAATGTTAGGGTTTTTTCCTGTAAATGGAATTCTTACTGGAACAGGTTTAGACACGCCTATTGTGAATTACAATCCTGATGATTTTTTAGGCATACGAATATTGACGATTCCTATAGAAGATTCGATTTATGGTTATACGCAA encodes:
- a CDS encoding GNAT family N-acetyltransferase; the encoded protein is METLELKSERLILSPPQQGDIATIISILGKDKVYFENTLNIPFPYTAKNAEFWLQLSAQGLIEKTQYIFAIRLINTRELIGGIDLGIDRNANKAELGYWLSRENWNKGYATEAVKLIINFGFTQLRLRRIYASHFDFNMASGKVLEKSGMQKEGVLRSHTFKEGKYQDHIIYAIINE
- a CDS encoding adenine nucleotide alpha hydrolase, with amino-acid sequence MEEKKKVVFNWSGGKDSALALRNILLDQQYEVVSLLTTINKETSTSSIHAIPLELLLKQAESIELPLYTIALSKEDKTYEQGMLEAITYFKAQGVTHFAFGDIFLEEVRKYREDKLVPLGIEVVEPLWGKTSEEILGDFILSGIKTKIIVTQADKLDQHFIGCEIDENFRSSLPDGIDACGENGEYHTFSYDGFPFKRKIEVEIIDVKKITYGFKLDTGEIKTYEYWQAQLSE
- a CDS encoding alcohol dehydrogenase catalytic domain-containing protein, whose protein sequence is MKFIEISQPGGPEVLKINSQGPPILHDNEVLISVKAAGVNRPDVLQRQGKYPMPKGVTPIPGLEIAGTIVAIGKDVTSFSIGEKVCALTNGGGYAELCTVPFTQVLPIPSNLNFIEAAAIPETFFTVW
- a CDS encoding zinc-binding dehydrogenase; amino-acid sequence: MGKASPNDVVLIHGGASGIGTTALSLCKAFGIKAISTVGKDDKINFLKTYGDIINYKASDFEEEVLSLTNGKGVDLILDIVRAPYFNKNLNLLKKGWKISRYWIYGWTGC
- a CDS encoding zinc-binding dehydrogenase; its protein translation is MGGQVVEHLDLQKLMLKRATITGSTMRGRSLEEKHKIAKSLIAHVWPLIEAGHCKPLIDKVFPFEQVVEAHKALDQGDHIGKIVLSLE
- a CDS encoding DUF4348 domain-containing protein codes for the protein MMRKIPFFILMISLLSYNFGKGQRSINSEDSGVNMATQNSVSFFDFFQQFMWDQAFQESRIIYPIQVNNKEVKTPKEWKYMPFYTQQSSMPVLASDTIHALDRGVDLAKTEMYIVDFNTQNVECFDFENIKNNWYLKKVSKVRVQQLPDFEFVDFIMKFSKDPAFQMQNISFPLLESFADPEIDYERSDKTIKHGEWKYTKLTEEINPLMILSNLQTKNKYRNILIRGVESGIWVRYIFEKINGGWKLIKLEDFTV
- a CDS encoding IS4 family transposase, whose product is MQRFMADFDLPMMLISKFIFNILPCKNDLILVLDRTNWKFGNSNINILMLGICYKNIAIPIIFKILDKRGSSDTLERIGLVKQFIYWFGKDCIDCLLSDREFIGENWLGFLNDNRIRYHIRSRNNFKVFCFDKNEEKPVFWLFNRLKIGEFYHHPKIVKINGVLCYVSGTKSLRRDGKLDFLILISFSKPEQSLEYYKKRGQVESLFKAFKSSGFNIENTHVTDQKRLKKLFLIVMIALVWCYKIGDFIDENIKPIKIKKHQRRVFSVFKYGLNSLNNILISNFNKMNINILQFMSCT
- a CDS encoding carboxypeptidase-like regulatory domain-containing protein, giving the protein MKRLIFILVATMLSVQLNAQTLGTVSGTVKDKNTQEELIGVAIQFFGTDTLGVVTGENGSFSIKIPVGKYNLKASFIGYEVFEQYNLNLSSGNALLLQIELDPKSQALEEVVINAGKSVRATDMVTPLATQKLTAEF
- a CDS encoding MarR family winged helix-turn-helix transcriptional regulator; amino-acid sequence: MDYKLIKEVIDLIQEYEAGCKANKVKEVSIAGFKKWIANTYQEEGNLDEPDWEGKENGRSSESVINTLIVHMNRYAKSYSKSAIFGSDFSSQEDFIFLINLKAFGAMSKMELIKKNVQEKPAGMQIINRLIAQKWVAQKDSKTDKRSKVISITDKGLKALDAQMDKIRQATSIVTGDLTYNEKMELIRLLNKLNDFHQPIYDKNIEPENLLKEALKKD
- a CDS encoding NAD(P)/FAD-dependent oxidoreductase is translated as MRIAIIGSGFSGLSAAAYAAKNGNEVHVFEKHNQTGGRARQFCTREGYVFDMGPSWYWMPDIIERFFADFGYKQTDFFELVSLNPQFEMIFSDLKMDVPESLDELKNLFEKIESGASKQLEKFMQSAKFKYEVGMQEFVNKPCHSWAEFIAPKIAKSALKLDLLTNFRSYVARYFKNEKLRTLMEFPVIFLGASPKNIPALYSLMNYGGYALGTHYPMGGFYQLVLAMKSVAEKQGAKFHFNKTVEHINTQNGEVKSLTINGENIEFDAVIASSDYHHTESLLDSEFRNYDEQYWKKRTFAPSSLIFYLGINETIPNLKHHTLFFENDLDDHIDCIYGHKRWPEKPLFYACCPSKTDDNVAPKGKENLFLLMPVAIGINDDESIREKYLRDMLLRIEKHTGISDLKSKIEYQRSYCVRDFVSDYNAYGGNAYGLANTLNQTAVLKPKLRNKKLKNLYYTGQLTVPGPGVPPSIISGKIVANEVNQLNK
- a CDS encoding phytoene/squalene synthase family protein; amino-acid sequence: MKKLFEELSYDVSKKTTKKYSTSFSLGILALKPSIRPAIYAIYGYVRLADEIVDSFHGYDKEKLLNRFKLETDNALSEGISLNPILQSFQDTVVKYNIDRTLINQFLHSMEMDLQKIDYNSALYEEYIHGSAEVVGLMCLQVFTEGDKSKYEELKPYAMKLGSVFQKINFLRDLKDDYQILGRTYFPNVDMCLFDNCVKCQIEEDIEQEFKQALIGIKMLPNSSKFGVYLAYKYYLTLFKKIKNKSSKEIMNNRVRVANSEKAYVAFKSYLRYKTTFL
- a CDS encoding SRPBCC family protein, which codes for MKHQLYREQQLNCDIETAWEFFSSPYNLAQITPKEMGFVVHTDVGNQAIFEGMEIEYTVSPLLKIPLKWRTKITEVTFQKSFTDFQEKGPYKLWNHFHEFIPNKEGMLMKDTVDYELPFGFLGDITHALLVKKKLESIFDFRFKVLEQKFNK
- a CDS encoding sterol desaturase family protein, with protein sequence MNILITILVFVLMEGATWLIHKYIMHGFLWVLHKDHHDHSNKGVLEKNDYFFVIFALPTIALMYFGSLKDFNYLFFIGLGIMLYGMAYFFVHDIFIHQRIKYFTHTKNPYFKALRRAHKQHHKHLGKEEGECFGFLYVPFKYFRMYFKSNKK
- a CDS encoding lycopene cyclase domain-containing protein; this translates as MMSFTYILVLFFTVIICFIASFDKRLQFNKHFGAFLKASVLVAIPFIAWDVWFTAKGVWWFNIDYTMGLNIAGLPLEEWLFFIFIPFSCIFTYYSIDKFFKMEWLSGFNNLIVFVTVIICSVVALLYHDKIYTLVTAIATVATLIYLHFIAKADWISKASLVFTILMLGFFPVNGILTGTGLDTPIVNYNPDDFLGIRILTIPIEDSIYGYTQFLLVLYFFKHFKQSKK